DNA from Microcoleus sp. bin38.metabat.b11b12b14.051:
AATTCTTGCAGCCGTCTCAAAGCCTCCTCGCGGTTTTGTTCCTGGCTGCGGTGCTCCTGAGACTTGATGACAATCACCCCTTCGGAGGTGATCCGTTGGTCGTTGAGTTGCAATAAACGCTGCTTGTAGCGATCGGGTAATAAGGAAGCGCCGATGTCAAAGCGCAGGTGAATAGCGGTTGCTACCTTATTGACATTTTGCCCGCCCGCGCCTTGGGAGCGAATGGCGCTAATCTCGATTTCGCGATCGGCAATAAAT
Protein-coding regions in this window:
- the arfB gene encoding alternative ribosome rescue aminoacyl-tRNA hydrolase ArfB; translation: MLEISNTVFIADREIEISAIRSQGAGGQNVNKVATAIHLRFDIGASLLPDRYKQRLLQLNDQRITSEGVIVIKSQEHRSQEQNREEALRRLQELIKSAIVIPKRRKPSKATRSSQRKRLDSKTKRGQIKALRGKITD